One genomic window of Sulfurovum lithotrophicum includes the following:
- a CDS encoding NAD(P)/FAD-dependent oxidoreductase: MKISSKGSTMERRDALKVMGISGAALLAGGGTSASAKTKLSTFASKKKADIVIVGGGTAGMTVAARLRRSAPNAKITLIAPNETHLYQSGQVYVAAGLFSEFDNKRPTSELLPDNVTWVKDKVTAFDPDKNRVQTAKHNTVPYDYLVVALGCEYDYNAVEGLDVSDIGKHGIASVHLNDIEKGTSTGAIVSRLWLKAIRRKAQRSEVKVLFSDPQTPVKGEGASLSMLFLANDMLKGNGLKIKGKDLQHKVKFTLTKAGKVLFPSAKIDAALKRTMKKTDNVSVSYGYILKRIDKEKKVAVYANGDEEVNVSYDYLHITPPMKAPQVVRDSKLSIKDGLHKGWLDVDEKTLRHPKYRNVFGLGDVVGLSSGKSGGAVREQAIVLQDNIAAIMEGKVEPMSYEGYSVSPIKTRYGRVMLAEYTPKGLAPMFPLDPTTPRWIWWEMDLHLMRRAYFDLMMRGML, translated from the coding sequence ATGAAGATATCATCTAAAGGCAGTACTATGGAAAGAAGGGACGCTCTTAAGGTCATGGGAATAAGCGGTGCCGCACTGTTGGCCGGTGGCGGTACGTCCGCTTCGGCAAAAACAAAACTTTCCACATTCGCAAGTAAGAAAAAAGCCGATATCGTTATCGTCGGAGGCGGTACAGCAGGAATGACCGTTGCAGCCCGTCTGAGACGTTCGGCACCCAATGCGAAGATCACACTGATCGCTCCCAATGAGACGCACCTCTACCAAAGCGGACAGGTCTATGTTGCCGCAGGGCTCTTCAGTGAATTTGACAACAAGCGCCCTACCAGTGAACTCCTTCCGGACAATGTGACTTGGGTGAAGGACAAAGTGACGGCATTCGATCCCGACAAAAACCGGGTACAGACAGCAAAACATAACACAGTTCCCTACGATTATCTTGTTGTAGCCCTTGGATGTGAATATGATTACAATGCAGTGGAGGGACTGGATGTTTCAGATATAGGAAAACACGGTATCGCCAGTGTACACCTTAATGATATAGAGAAGGGAACGTCAACAGGTGCCATCGTATCACGATTATGGCTTAAAGCCATACGCCGTAAAGCCCAAAGGTCAGAGGTCAAGGTTCTGTTTTCCGATCCCCAAACGCCTGTCAAAGGGGAGGGTGCTTCTCTCTCCATGCTCTTTTTGGCCAATGATATGCTCAAAGGAAATGGGCTGAAAATAAAAGGCAAAGACCTTCAGCATAAAGTAAAGTTTACATTGACCAAAGCGGGTAAAGTACTTTTTCCTTCTGCAAAGATCGATGCAGCACTAAAAAGAACAATGAAAAAAACAGACAATGTTTCTGTCTCCTATGGGTATATTCTCAAACGTATCGATAAAGAGAAAAAGGTAGCGGTCTATGCGAATGGAGATGAGGAAGTGAATGTCAGCTATGACTACCTGCATATCACGCCACCTATGAAGGCACCACAGGTCGTACGTGATTCTAAACTTAGTATAAAGGACGGACTGCATAAAGGGTGGCTCGATGTCGATGAAAAAACACTACGCCATCCCAAGTACAGAAACGTTTTCGGTCTGGGTGATGTAGTGGGACTTTCTTCAGGGAAAAGCGGTGGTGCCGTCAGGGAACAGGCGATCGTGCTTCAAGATAATATCGCTGCCATCATGGAGGGGAAAGTAGAGCCAATGAGCTATGAAGGGTATTCCGTTTCACCGATCAAGACACGATACGGCAGGGTAATGCTTGCCGAATACACACCCAAAGGACTCGCGCCAATGTTCCCCCTTGATCCGACTACTCCCAGATGGATATGGTGGGAGATGGATCTGCATCTGATGAGACGTGCCTATTTTGACCTGATGATGAGAGGAATGCTGTAG
- a CDS encoding HdeD family acid-resistance protein, with protein sequence MWNWNNNLSPEMNINKNLVDNFKKYAKISGIIFIILGSAGIFFPTFMSFTTLAFVAYLMLFAGISAGWLTWQSNKNDWAGWLKSFLLVMVGLFMIFYPMQGIAALGLLFAIYFFTDAFAGFGLAFSLKPQKMWWLWLINAITSLVLGVIFIIGWPFSSLFMVGLLVGISLLFDGVALLSGGIFLDEIDKKEDKD encoded by the coding sequence ATGTGGAACTGGAACAACAATCTCAGTCCTGAGATGAACATTAACAAGAACCTGGTAGACAACTTCAAGAAGTATGCCAAGATAAGCGGGATCATTTTTATCATACTTGGCTCGGCGGGAATCTTTTTTCCTACGTTCATGTCATTTACCACTTTAGCTTTCGTAGCCTACCTGATGCTGTTCGCCGGTATATCTGCCGGATGGCTGACGTGGCAAAGTAACAAGAATGACTGGGCCGGATGGTTGAAAAGCTTCCTGCTTGTCATGGTAGGGCTTTTCATGATCTTCTACCCTATGCAGGGGATCGCCGCACTTGGACTGCTTTTTGCCATCTATTTCTTTACCGATGCCTTCGCCGGTTTCGGCCTGGCATTTTCACTGAAGCCCCAGAAAATGTGGTGGCTGTGGCTTATCAATGCCATCACTTCACTGGTGCTGGGTGTCATCTTTATTATCGGATGGCCGTTCAGTTCCCTCTTTATGGTCGGTCTGCTTGTCGGGATAAGCCTTCTTTTTGATGGTGTAGCACTGCTTTCAGGAGGCATTTTTCTCGATGAGATCGACAAAAAAGAAGACAAAGATTAG
- a CDS encoding DedA family protein — MIDFFIAHFSYGILFIWSILEGEIGLTLAGYMVKVGKFDLPQVLLLTIGGALIGDTAVFLTGRLFKTKTEILLKNYEEKMQRIESWFLHYGSWIVIFERFVYGTHIPALLMLGVSGFSFWKFLLLDIIGVVLWAVTFTTLGYYFGHTVIDLLTFVQRHLTIALLVILFFYIIYLLQKEEEV, encoded by the coding sequence ATGATAGATTTTTTCATAGCGCATTTCTCCTACGGAATACTCTTCATCTGGAGCATTCTGGAAGGAGAGATCGGGTTGACACTGGCAGGATACATGGTTAAAGTGGGTAAGTTCGATCTGCCGCAAGTCCTACTTCTCACTATCGGTGGTGCATTGATAGGTGATACGGCAGTATTCCTAACCGGACGTCTGTTCAAGACTAAAACCGAAATCTTACTTAAAAATTATGAGGAAAAGATGCAGAGAATCGAAAGCTGGTTCCTTCACTATGGAAGCTGGATCGTTATTTTTGAACGTTTTGTTTACGGTACACATATCCCGGCACTTCTGATGCTGGGTGTATCGGGTTTCAGTTTTTGGAAGTTTTTGTTACTGGATATTATCGGTGTGGTGCTATGGGCAGTAACCTTTACGACTTTGGGTTATTACTTCGGCCATACGGTCATAGATCTGCTGACGTTTGTGCAGCGGCATCTCACCATTGCACTGCTGGTAATACTGTTTTTCTATATCATTTATCTGCTGCAAAAAGAGGAGGAAGTATAA
- a CDS encoding DUF190 domain-containing protein, giving the protein MQRYLGIRKELKIYISNEDTVDGKPLFEALLTLAKEKGIAGATVLKAVAGMGAHSEIHSFNVWVLKQKVPLIITMIDTEENIKVFLDAAGDMIEEGLVTISDTEVLHYHHPKFGKA; this is encoded by the coding sequence ATGCAACGTTATTTGGGAATACGGAAAGAGTTAAAGATTTATATCAGTAATGAAGATACGGTAGATGGCAAACCGCTTTTTGAAGCACTTTTGACTTTGGCAAAAGAGAAAGGGATAGCTGGAGCAACCGTTCTGAAAGCCGTCGCCGGAATGGGAGCACACTCCGAGATACACAGTTTCAATGTCTGGGTCCTCAAGCAGAAAGTACCGCTGATTATCACCATGATAGATACGGAAGAGAACATAAAAGTATTTCTCGATGCTGCGGGGGATATGATAGAAGAGGGGCTTGTGACCATAAGTGACACTGAAGTACTTCATTACCATCATCCCAAATTCGGAAAAGCGTAA
- a CDS encoding MgtC/SapB family protein: MNLSPDLIHLVITFVFSFLVGMELKTYRQQYHSKDNNLFFGTARTYTFIGILGFIFYKIEPVHFTLYITVLIMLSLLFLVFYRQKVESGKSSILPYVVMLSVYAFGPMTERFELWMPSLLFVLIIFLLNAKQSLQRFSNDVNMHEFETLGKMVLLSAVILPLLPNTNTIPYLPISPFKMWLAVVVISGISYGGYLVQKYLFPSKGYFLTGIFGGTYSSTATTVVLARKAKAGGNNPVIDAAIIAATSMMYLRLLVVAMVFNFSVAKSLALPFIALSVAGMVISFIYLQQREHKTTNTDFVDENPLELRTAFVFAGLFVLMMVVTHFVIGHYGNGGLQVLSFVVGFTDIDPFIFSLLTGKYSVAQTELVTAIMIAAGSNNLLKAVYALWFGGLKGGSRSAVWVALLGVATIVWALK; encoded by the coding sequence ATGAACCTGTCTCCCGATCTCATTCATCTTGTCATTACCTTTGTCTTCAGTTTTCTTGTAGGTATGGAGCTTAAAACCTACCGTCAGCAATACCATTCCAAAGATAATAATCTGTTCTTCGGTACGGCACGTACCTATACCTTCATAGGGATACTTGGGTTTATCTTCTATAAAATCGAACCTGTCCATTTCACTCTCTATATTACGGTATTGATCATGCTGTCCCTTCTCTTTCTGGTCTTTTACAGGCAGAAGGTCGAGAGTGGTAAATCAAGCATCCTGCCGTATGTGGTCATGCTCAGTGTCTATGCATTCGGCCCGATGACCGAACGCTTTGAGCTTTGGATGCCGTCACTTCTCTTTGTGCTGATCATTTTTCTGTTAAATGCCAAACAGTCTCTGCAGCGATTTAGCAATGATGTCAATATGCATGAGTTCGAGACCCTGGGGAAAATGGTACTTCTCTCCGCTGTGATCCTTCCTCTGCTGCCCAATACCAATACCATACCATACCTTCCGATCTCTCCTTTCAAGATGTGGCTGGCAGTCGTCGTCATTTCGGGTATCAGTTACGGCGGCTACCTGGTACAGAAGTATCTTTTCCCTTCCAAAGGGTATTTTCTTACCGGTATTTTCGGCGGGACATACTCTTCTACCGCGACGACGGTTGTGCTGGCACGGAAGGCAAAAGCAGGGGGTAATAACCCGGTAATAGATGCAGCGATCATTGCAGCAACCTCTATGATGTACCTGAGGCTTCTGGTTGTTGCGATGGTCTTCAATTTTTCTGTCGCAAAGTCGCTTGCCCTACCATTCATTGCCCTGTCCGTTGCAGGTATGGTCATCTCTTTTATATATTTGCAGCAAAGAGAGCATAAAACCACCAATACTGACTTTGTCGACGAAAACCCGCTTGAACTAAGAACTGCTTTTGTATTTGCCGGACTTTTCGTGCTGATGATGGTGGTTACACATTTTGTCATTGGTCATTACGGTAACGGAGGCTTACAGGTACTCTCATTTGTAGTTGGATTTACCGATATAGACCCTTTTATATTTTCTCTTTTGACAGGCAAGTATAGCGTAGCGCAGACAGAACTTGTTACAGCCATTATGATTGCAGCAGGCAGTAACAACCTGCTTAAAGCAGTGTATGCTCTATGGTTCGGAGGCTTGAAAGGCGGCAGCCGTTCCGCCGTATGGGTCGCCCTGCTTGGGGTTGCTACGATTGTATGGGCGCTGAAATAA
- the ppk2 gene encoding polyphosphate kinase 2 encodes MKKNIYKKELYKLQVELVKFQKYVIEENVAVCLVLEGRDTAGKDGTIKRFTEHLSPREARTVALGVPSDKEKKSWYFQRYVPHLPSAGEIVFFNRSWYNRAGVEKVMGFCTKKQYKAFMEEVGSFEQMLTHSNIRFFKYYLDITKKEQKKRLEARKTDPLKQWKLSPIDAKAQKMWDAYSKARDDMFNKTSFIYAPWYVVHTDDKKEARINIMKHFLSLNDYPDKDKALLVYDHDVICKFDPVCYEKEMIAP; translated from the coding sequence GTGAAAAAAAATATCTATAAAAAAGAGCTTTACAAGTTACAGGTGGAACTGGTCAAATTCCAAAAATATGTGATCGAAGAGAATGTAGCTGTATGTCTGGTCCTGGAAGGGCGTGATACAGCCGGGAAGGATGGGACGATCAAGCGTTTTACCGAGCATCTGAGCCCACGTGAAGCACGTACGGTTGCTTTGGGAGTACCAAGTGACAAAGAGAAGAAGTCCTGGTATTTTCAGCGCTATGTACCGCATCTCCCAAGTGCAGGTGAGATTGTTTTTTTCAACCGAAGCTGGTATAACCGTGCCGGTGTGGAAAAAGTGATGGGTTTTTGTACTAAAAAACAGTATAAGGCTTTTATGGAGGAAGTAGGCAGTTTTGAACAGATGCTGACACACTCGAATATTCGTTTTTTCAAATATTATCTCGATATTACCAAAAAAGAACAGAAAAAGCGCCTGGAAGCACGCAAGACCGATCCACTTAAACAATGGAAGCTCAGTCCTATAGATGCCAAAGCACAAAAAATGTGGGATGCTTACTCCAAGGCAAGAGATGATATGTTCAACAAGACTTCTTTTATCTATGCGCCATGGTATGTCGTCCATACAGATGACAAAAAAGAGGCACGCATCAATATCATGAAACATTTTTTGAGTCTCAATGACTATCCGGATAAAGATAAAGCACTGCTGGTATATGACCATGATGTCATTTGCAAATTTGATCCGGTCTGTTATGAAAAAGAGATGATCGCACCATGA
- a CDS encoding MarC family protein, whose product MTAYLSVLSHDIIALITILNPIAAASIMVGMVTPPTPNVIRPIAFKATLTILIASLVTLFSGEFVFKLFGINVLSLKVIGGIILMMIAINMANGQQSKSKHSKEEADEADEKEDVSIIPLGIPILFGPGVIATIIVLNHNHIQSYPMMISYGLITIAIFAATLAVYLILRYAGAINRALGVTGMKILTRIMGLIVGAIAAQFIISGIKGLWGTM is encoded by the coding sequence ATGACAGCATATCTTTCTGTTTTATCGCATGACATCATCGCACTGATCACCATACTCAACCCTATTGCCGCTGCGAGCATTATGGTAGGAATGGTGACACCACCTACACCTAATGTTATCAGGCCTATCGCCTTTAAGGCGACATTGACAATACTTATTGCATCACTGGTAACTCTTTTCAGCGGCGAATTTGTATTCAAACTTTTTGGTATCAATGTCTTGTCTCTGAAAGTTATAGGCGGTATCATCCTGATGATGATCGCCATCAATATGGCCAACGGACAACAGAGCAAATCAAAACATTCCAAAGAAGAGGCTGATGAAGCAGATGAAAAAGAAGATGTATCGATCATCCCTCTCGGTATTCCTATTCTTTTCGGCCCCGGTGTAATCGCTACGATCATCGTACTCAACCACAACCACATACAAAGTTATCCGATGATGATCAGCTATGGACTGATCACAATTGCCATATTTGCTGCGACTTTGGCAGTTTATCTGATACTGCGTTATGCCGGAGCGATCAACAGGGCACTCGGTGTAACAGGAATGAAGATCCTGACCAGAATTATGGGCCTGATCGTCGGTGCGATCGCTGCACAGTTCATCATCAGCGGTATCAAAGGGCTGTGGGGAACAATGTAG
- a CDS encoding plasma-membrane proton-efflux P-type ATPase, with amino-acid sequence MPNDPKDTENSSIPEDQEKSVNTDIKGLTHEEAQERLKKFGPNAITAKEKSWLQRLFKRFWGPIPWMIEVAAVLSAAAQRWEDFTIIIILLFVNAFVDFYQESKALNAIAVLKKKLARKALVLRDGKWQEIDAKELVPDDIIKVKIGDIVPADVALLAGGDFLLVDQSALTGESLPVHKKIGDDLYANAIIKQGEMIAKVTATAKNTYFGKTVGLVAKAEQEEVSHFQKMVIKVGNFLIILTLFMIAIIVYHGIETQQPTVELLIFALVLTISAIPVAMPAVLTVTMAIGAQVLATKQAIVSRLAAIEEVAGMDVLCSDKTGTLTQNKMSLADPYLANQYTAEELMVFAALASKEENNDPIEKPIFDYIHQNKLEEKLSNKHLKKFLPFDPVHKRTEGIYEGDDCELIYTKGAPQVIIEQSDDKEFDKAKAYKQVENFASKGFRTLGVAFRKCEEDAYHFVGLIPLFDPPREDSVEAISEAKDKGVSVKMVTGDNIAVAKYIASMLKIGDNIEDIHTLKGESVEEYLYLSQILSRAIAESMHPDASKDEIDTIVKKIVQKVQKELYNMPVPKGSVKKHESEIVALIEKADGFAQVFPEDKYMIVDSLQKADHIVGMTGDGVNDAPALKKADCGIAVSGATDAARAAADIVLMAPGLTVIVDAIKEARQIFERMKSYTIFRIAETIRVIIFMTLAIVIYDFYPITALMIIILALLNDIPIMTIAYDNTKLRETPVRWDMKEVFILASWLGLAGVLSSFTLFWILISLMHLPLDFVQSAFFAKLVIAGHGTIYNTRIDDWFWKRPWPSWTLFNATFFSRVAGTIIAVYGFGLMEPIGWAWGLSMWAYALTWFVFNDVVKMGVLRYYRRKYHEDII; translated from the coding sequence ATGCCAAACGATCCAAAAGATACGGAAAACAGCTCTATCCCTGAAGATCAAGAAAAATCAGTAAATACGGATATTAAAGGCCTGACACACGAAGAGGCACAGGAGCGCCTTAAGAAATTCGGCCCCAATGCCATCACAGCCAAAGAAAAGAGTTGGTTACAACGTCTTTTCAAGCGTTTTTGGGGACCCATCCCCTGGATGATCGAAGTGGCAGCTGTTCTCTCTGCAGCGGCGCAACGCTGGGAAGATTTTACGATTATCATAATCCTTTTATTCGTCAATGCCTTTGTCGATTTCTACCAGGAGTCTAAAGCGCTTAACGCCATTGCGGTACTCAAAAAGAAGCTTGCGCGAAAGGCACTGGTACTGCGTGACGGAAAATGGCAGGAGATCGATGCCAAAGAACTGGTTCCTGACGATATCATCAAGGTCAAGATAGGTGATATCGTCCCCGCAGATGTAGCCCTGCTTGCTGGAGGGGATTTTCTTCTGGTCGATCAGTCAGCCCTGACCGGTGAATCACTCCCCGTCCATAAGAAGATCGGAGATGACCTCTATGCCAATGCCATCATCAAACAGGGTGAGATGATAGCAAAAGTCACAGCAACAGCCAAGAATACCTACTTTGGAAAAACCGTAGGACTTGTTGCAAAAGCAGAGCAGGAAGAAGTAAGCCACTTCCAGAAAATGGTGATCAAGGTCGGTAACTTTTTAATTATCCTGACACTCTTTATGATTGCGATTATTGTGTATCACGGTATAGAAACACAGCAGCCGACGGTAGAACTCCTCATTTTTGCACTGGTACTTACCATTTCTGCCATTCCTGTGGCAATGCCCGCCGTCTTAACCGTGACCATGGCTATCGGAGCACAGGTGCTGGCAACCAAACAGGCGATCGTCAGTCGTCTGGCTGCCATCGAAGAAGTCGCAGGAATGGATGTGCTCTGTTCGGACAAAACAGGTACGCTGACACAAAATAAAATGAGTTTGGCAGATCCCTATCTTGCCAATCAATATACGGCTGAAGAACTAATGGTATTTGCCGCGCTTGCCAGCAAAGAAGAGAACAATGATCCTATTGAAAAACCTATTTTTGACTACATACATCAGAATAAGCTGGAAGAGAAACTCAGTAACAAACATCTTAAAAAATTCCTCCCCTTCGATCCTGTCCACAAAAGAACCGAAGGGATCTATGAGGGGGATGACTGTGAACTCATTTACACGAAGGGCGCTCCACAGGTCATCATAGAACAGAGCGACGACAAAGAGTTCGATAAAGCGAAAGCCTACAAGCAGGTTGAGAACTTTGCTTCGAAAGGCTTCAGAACCCTCGGTGTGGCATTTCGAAAATGCGAAGAGGACGCCTATCACTTTGTAGGCCTCATCCCTCTGTTTGATCCTCCGCGTGAGGATTCGGTCGAAGCCATCAGCGAAGCCAAAGATAAAGGTGTATCCGTCAAGATGGTCACCGGTGACAACATTGCTGTCGCCAAATACATCGCTTCGATGCTGAAGATCGGTGACAATATAGAAGATATCCATACGCTCAAGGGCGAGTCGGTCGAGGAGTATCTCTATCTTTCACAGATCCTTTCGCGGGCCATTGCCGAGTCTATGCATCCCGACGCCTCCAAGGATGAAATCGATACTATAGTCAAAAAGATCGTCCAGAAAGTGCAAAAAGAGCTTTACAATATGCCCGTTCCAAAAGGCAGTGTGAAAAAACACGAATCGGAGATCGTCGCACTGATAGAAAAGGCGGACGGATTTGCGCAGGTCTTCCCTGAAGACAAGTATATGATTGTCGATTCGCTGCAAAAAGCAGACCATATCGTCGGTATGACAGGGGATGGTGTGAACGATGCGCCTGCACTCAAAAAGGCTGACTGCGGTATTGCCGTAAGCGGTGCGACCGATGCGGCACGTGCTGCAGCTGACATCGTACTGATGGCTCCGGGGTTGACGGTGATTGTCGATGCGATCAAAGAAGCAAGACAGATCTTTGAACGTATGAAAAGCTATACGATCTTCCGTATCGCAGAGACGATCCGTGTCATTATTTTCATGACACTTGCCATCGTAATCTATGATTTCTATCCTATTACGGCACTGATGATCATCATCCTGGCGCTTTTGAACGATATCCCTATCATGACGATCGCCTATGACAATACGAAGCTGCGGGAGACACCGGTAAGATGGGATATGAAAGAGGTCTTCATCCTGGCTTCCTGGCTCGGACTGGCAGGCGTTCTATCCTCCTTTACACTTTTCTGGATTCTGATCTCCCTGATGCATCTGCCGTTGGATTTTGTTCAATCGGCCTTCTTTGCCAAACTGGTCATAGCTGGGCACGGGACGATCTACAATACCCGTATCGATGACTGGTTCTGGAAGCGCCCGTGGCCGTCCTGGACGCTCTTTAATGCCACCTTCTTCAGCCGTGTCGCCGGTACGATCATTGCCGTGTACGGCTTCGGTCTGATGGAACCGATCGGTTGGGCATGGGGACTCAGCATGTGGGCTTATGCATTGACCTGGTTCGTCTTCAACGATGTAGTGAAAATGGGTGTATTACGTTATTATAGAAGGAAATATCATGAAGATATCATCTAA
- a CDS encoding 2,3-bisphosphoglycerate-dependent phosphoglycerate mutase, with protein MAATLILLRHGQSVYNKENIFTGWTDIELSDQGRQEAIKAAAELKRLKLYPDVCYTSWLKRAIHTAQIALLEMVWEHIDCIKSWKLNERHYGAWQQRNKDVVKQEIGEEAFLSVRRGYSTPPPPLDENDPRAAKFDPKYRDLDPALLPKSESLKDTHARVKEYYRDVLIPELAKGKTVLVSAHGNSLRALVMEIEHLSTDAVVKLEIPTGKPLVYRYDTGMTAIKKVKVN; from the coding sequence ATGGCTGCAACATTGATACTTTTACGACACGGCCAAAGTGTCTACAATAAAGAGAATATCTTCACGGGATGGACAGATATCGAACTGAGCGATCAGGGACGGCAGGAGGCAATAAAAGCGGCAGCGGAACTGAAAAGACTGAAGCTCTATCCCGATGTCTGTTATACTTCATGGCTTAAACGTGCGATCCATACGGCACAGATTGCATTGTTGGAGATGGTATGGGAACATATAGACTGTATCAAGAGTTGGAAGCTCAATGAACGCCACTACGGCGCCTGGCAGCAACGTAACAAAGATGTTGTAAAACAGGAAATAGGGGAGGAAGCCTTCTTGAGCGTCAGGAGAGGCTACAGCACACCGCCGCCCCCACTGGATGAGAACGATCCCCGCGCCGCGAAGTTCGACCCCAAATACAGAGATCTCGACCCGGCACTGCTGCCCAAAAGCGAATCACTGAAAGACACCCACGCGAGAGTGAAAGAATATTATCGCGACGTGCTCATACCCGAGTTGGCGAAGGGAAAAACAGTCCTTGTCAGCGCGCACGGAAATTCACTGCGTGCCCTGGTCATGGAGATAGAGCACTTAAGTACCGATGCCGTCGTTAAACTCGAGATCCCGACAGGGAAACCGCTGGTCTACCGTTATGACACAGGGATGACTGCCATCAAAAAAGTGAAAGTTAATTGA
- a CDS encoding YfdX family protein, producing MKKRFLLSALTCGLLLSATGLQAKTEKKELVNNVIQQEVKNHKQAPKEIISGMQNTFAALQAMQAGKKDEAKKALEAATKSFDAALKADPSLDIIPIDERFQAFAFMGTSDVIDARLKLAQQLLKAHDTQAATAVLTPLKDELDISVISIPMKIYPVATKKALDELNKGNDKAAFAAIAEAMNSLIVVKAIIPTPLLTAQDLITDASKLDKSKKEEAQKLLAAAKEELKRAELLGYVSRHEAAYKLLNDDIEKIQKEIKGKNVVEKLYDTLKNDFKKIIANTKISKETPEQVAEQKVNAFEKKEAQKAVKVKKEFKQDAQKDEKKTVQ from the coding sequence ATGAAAAAAAGATTTTTACTTTCAGCTTTAACATGCGGACTGCTCCTGAGTGCAACAGGACTGCAGGCAAAAACAGAGAAAAAAGAACTGGTCAACAATGTGATACAACAGGAGGTCAAGAACCATAAACAGGCGCCAAAAGAGATTATCTCAGGGATGCAAAATACTTTTGCTGCACTCCAGGCGATGCAGGCAGGGAAAAAGGATGAAGCGAAAAAAGCACTTGAAGCGGCAACGAAGAGTTTTGATGCTGCGCTGAAAGCCGATCCGTCACTCGACATTATTCCTATCGATGAGAGATTTCAGGCCTTTGCTTTTATGGGAACATCCGATGTCATAGACGCAAGACTCAAACTGGCACAGCAGCTTTTGAAAGCGCATGATACACAGGCTGCCACTGCTGTTCTGACACCCCTCAAAGATGAACTGGATATTTCTGTTATCTCCATACCGATGAAGATTTATCCGGTAGCGACGAAAAAAGCGCTGGATGAACTGAACAAAGGAAACGACAAGGCAGCATTTGCAGCCATTGCAGAAGCTATGAACTCGCTTATAGTGGTCAAAGCGATCATCCCGACACCATTGCTGACAGCTCAGGATCTCATTACAGATGCATCCAAACTGGACAAAAGCAAAAAAGAAGAAGCCCAGAAACTGCTGGCTGCAGCCAAAGAAGAGCTCAAGAGAGCGGAACTTCTCGGTTATGTCTCGAGACATGAAGCGGCCTACAAACTGCTCAACGACGACATAGAAAAAATTCAGAAAGAGATCAAGGGCAAAAACGTTGTTGAAAAGCTTTACGATACACTGAAGAATGATTTCAAGAAGATCATTGCCAATACAAAGATCTCAAAAGAGACACCCGAACAGGTAGCAGAACAGAAAGTCAATGCATTTGAAAAGAAAGAGGCCCAAAAAGCGGTGAAGGTCAAAAAGGAATTCAAACAGGATGCACAAAAAGACGAGAAAAAAACGGTACAATAA